A window of the Tunturibacter empetritectus genome harbors these coding sequences:
- the pgeF gene encoding peptidoglycan editing factor PgeF yields the protein MSEQIEVVRVEAWEGLGWLRHGFSTRGGGVSSVYGGKTLNLGWTKEDEAVSVVENRVRFVRCVDGDLVQGRGSLLVGLRQIHSDVVLGVREGDGALEGRLQTAEGRAVLEGDGLITNVSGVLLGVGTADCVPVLVVDREKRAVGAFHAGWRGTVAKIVERGVAMMVAEYGSRVEDLEAAVGPSIGACCYSVGGEVRREFGERFGYGEELFRVGAAEEEGKLYLDLWEANRRQLVEAGVGEERITVVGECTACAVDPVGEMKYFSHRGEKGVAGRMLSVVGVAG from the coding sequence GTGAGTGAGCAGATTGAGGTGGTGCGGGTTGAGGCGTGGGAGGGGCTGGGGTGGTTGCGGCATGGGTTCAGTACGCGGGGTGGGGGTGTTTCTTCGGTTTATGGGGGAAAAACGCTGAATCTGGGGTGGACGAAGGAGGATGAGGCGGTTTCGGTGGTGGAAAATCGGGTGCGTTTTGTGCGGTGTGTTGATGGTGATCTGGTGCAGGGACGTGGTTCGTTGCTGGTGGGATTGAGGCAGATTCACTCAGATGTTGTGCTGGGGGTTCGGGAGGGGGACGGGGCGCTGGAAGGGAGGCTGCAGACTGCGGAGGGGAGGGCGGTGCTGGAGGGGGATGGGTTGATTACGAATGTGTCGGGCGTGCTGCTGGGGGTGGGGACGGCGGATTGCGTTCCGGTGCTGGTGGTGGATCGGGAGAAGAGGGCGGTGGGGGCGTTTCATGCGGGGTGGCGGGGTACGGTGGCGAAGATTGTGGAGCGCGGGGTGGCGATGATGGTGGCGGAGTATGGGTCGCGGGTGGAGGACCTGGAGGCGGCGGTGGGGCCGAGTATCGGGGCTTGCTGCTACTCGGTGGGTGGGGAGGTGCGCCGGGAGTTTGGGGAGCGATTTGGGTATGGGGAGGAGCTTTTTCGGGTGGGTGCCGCGGAGGAGGAGGGGAAACTGTATCTGGATCTTTGGGAGGCTAATCGCAGGCAGTTGGTGGAGGCTGGTGTAGGGGAGGAGCGGATCACCGTGGTGGGTGAGTGTACGGCTTGTGCGGTGGATCCGGTGGGGGAGATGAAGTACTTTTCGCATCGTGGGGAGAAGGGTGTTGCGGGGAGGATGTTGAGCGTGGTGGGTGTGGCTGGGTAG